Below is a genomic region from Gillisia sp. Hel_I_86.
GAGACCAGAAGCAAATTTTAGGGAAGACCTCGGGGCGGATATTTTGGATATGGTGGAATTGATGCTGGAGTTTGAAAATGAGTTCAATATAACCATCTCAGATGATGAAGCCGACAAAATAACTACCCTAGGCGAAGCCGAGACATATATTAAAGATAAAATTAAAAATAGTAAATCTTAACAAAAGTGGAGCAAACTTGAATATTTCAAATACCAAGTAATCAAGCTTTAAATTAAATAATCCAGTAGCATCTCATAATGAAAAAAAGCACTTTTATAATAACTAAAATGGACTGTCCCTCGGAAGAGCAGATGCTCCGGATGAAATTAGAGACTTACACCCAAGTTAAATACTTGGATTTTGATATCCCCAACAGAAAGTTGGAAGTGTACCATATAGATACGATCGAGGAGATACATTCATCAATTGCAGAATTAAAGTTCAATGAAAAACTTCAGGGAACCGAAGAAGCCGAACCTCCTGTAATGGAAGACCAATCCAAACAAAAAAAGATTCTTTGGTGGGTCTTGGGAATCAATTTTGGCTTTTTCGTTATCGAAATGACCACGGGGTGGATCTCTTCTTCTATGGGCCTTATTGCAGATTCACTGGATATGCTGGCAGATTCGATAGTATATGCGCTAAGTTTATTTGCAGTAGGTGGTGCCATTTCCAGAAAAAAGAAAGTTGCAAAGTTTAGCGGGTATTTTCAGATGGCCTTGGCAACACTGGGGTTTATGGAGGTATTGAGAAGGTTTTTCAGTGAAAGTGAAACTCCATTATTTCAATGGATGATCATTGTTTCCATTTTTGCCCTACTAGGAAATCTCATTTCACTTTGGTTGATCAACAAGGCCAAAAGTAAGGAGGCGCATATGCAGGCCAGTGCTATTTTTACTTCAAATGATATCATCGTAAACGGAGGGGTAATACTGGCCGGTGTTTTGGTCTATTTTCTGAATAGCAAATGGCCTGATTTGGTAATTGGCGGAATCGTTTTCACGTTTGTGATGCGGGGCGCCATAAGGATATTGAAACTTTCGAAATAATTAAATATGTGATACACAATATGTATAGGTAACAACAACAAGATGATTATGAATAAACGAAATGTAGCATTATTGATTTTACTGTTGTTGGTAATAGACCAGGCCATAAAGATTTATGTGAAGACCCATTTTTATTATGGCGAGGAGTACTACGTATTTGGCCTGGATTGGTTTCGCTTGCATTTTTTGGAAAATTCAGGAATGGCCTGGGGCTTTAAATTTGGGCAGGGATATCTGGCCAAATTTGTTTTAATACTATTTCGTTTCGTAGCCGTTATTTGGGGGACTTTTCACATCAAAAAGATGATACGCGAGGGATATGCAAAGGTCTTTATAGTCTGTGCAGCATTTATATACGCAGGTGCATTGGGTAATTTGATTGACGGTGCATTTTACGGACTGATTTTTGAAAAAAGTGATCCGGCATTACAGAACATTGCAGAAATATTCCCATCAGGCGGTGGTTATGCTGGATTTTTAAATGGCAATGTGGTGGATATGTGGTTCTTTCCAATTATTGATACAAGGCTTCCGGAATGGCTGCCATTATGGGGAGGCAATGAATTTACTTTTTTCGACCCTGTATTCAATACCGCAGATGTTTGGATTAGCACGGGGGTTATTTTACTCCTGATCTTTCAAAACAAACAAAGAAAAGACCAGAAAATATCGGATAAGAAAAAGTTGAAAATATACTGAAGGTAACAGAACAATTATAAAAATAGATTAGTTATGAACGTCTGGCTTTGGGTAGTAGTATTGGGGTTGGCAGCTTGGGCGGCACACTGGGGTGCGGACCAACTCCTGACGCCTTTAAAGATGCTCCGCAAACAATGGGGCCTGACGGCTTCAGCAGGAGCCGCTTTTCTTGCTATTGTAACGGCGAGCCCCGAAGTGGCCATAAACATTACCAGTGCGGCACGAGGTGTTTCGGATATTGGCCTGGGCAACCTATTGGGCTCAAATATCATTTCCATTCCGTTAATGGTTACCATAGCCTATTTCGCTTCGCGAAAGCGTTTCAAGAACAATGATGAGCATCAAAAACACCTAGATAATAAGGTACTATCCTTGAACAAACGTTCTGTTTCGGTATTATCTATCCCCTATCTGGCAATTATCGGTTTGGTGGCTATATTAACGCTTCCCAAAGCCTGGCGTGGCCTTCAGCCCATTGACGGTTGGATTATGCTCGCGGCCTATGCCGCCTTTCTGGCCCACGCCATCATAAAAGGCAGGGAAAAGGGAAAAAAAGTGGAGTGGGACAAAAAACAGATTTGGTTATCGATTGCCGGAGCTATGGCGATAGCGGTAGGAGCTTTTTTCATCGTAAAGGCCACTGAAAATATTGTTTCGGCCCTAAGCATCTCTGAAATCGTTGGCGGATTGTTCATCACGGGTATAATGACCACCGCCCCCGAAATATTCAAGACCTGGAGCGTGGTAAAGGGTGGCGAGGTAACAGCGGGCACCACCAGCGTGATTGCGGATAATGCTGTTACCATGACGGTGGCATTTTTCCCGTTGGCACTGGTAACCACCCCTATCGAGGATTTCCAGTTGTTCTGGGTCAATCTCGCATTCGTGGGCCTTATGCCACTTTTGTATTCCCTATTTATTCATCAAAGCAAAGAACTTCACGGTTTTAACAGATGGCAGATATTCGTGTTCGATGCGGCGTATATAATTTATCTATTGACGATGGTGTTTTTTGTTCTAAAACTATTTTAAAATGAAGGATGACCTGTTCAGTGATTACCAAGAAAGGCTCAATGTGCTGGATGAAAATATTAGAGCATTAGCATTAAAATATGCGACGGATTTCTATTTGAATAAAAATTGTTCAAAAGAAGAGGCTATTGAGCGTGGCATCGTAAAGGCAGAGATGGAAAAAAGAAATTTAAAATAATCGAATGGAAAATAAAATACATATAAAATGGCAGAATTAAAAAAATCTTTGGGTACGCTTCGACTTACCTTTTATGGCGTTGGCACTATTGTGGGTGCAGGAATATATACTGTAATCGGTGCCGCAGCTGGACAAGCGGGCACAGACCTTTGGTTGAGTTTTATTTTCGCTGCAATTGCGGCCAGCGTTTCGGCAATGTCCTATGCAGAGTTGTCCTCTACCTATCCCAATGCAGGTGCGGAGTTTATTTTTGTACGCAAGGCATTTCCGAAAATTGACATACCATCTTTTCTTACGGGTTGGACGATTGCGTTTCACAGTTCGGCCACTGTCGCCGCGGTACTTTTAGCATTTTCAGGGTATTTCAACACCTTTTTTAGTATGCCCTCCATACTGGTCAGTTATGGTGTTTTGGTTGTGCTCTCGTTGATAAGCATTATGGGCATCAAAAAATCATCTACCGCTAATATCATTATGGTCAGTATTCAGCTTTTGGGCCTGTTTATTCTTATTGCGGTTGGACTTTCAGAAACGGGCCCACCAAAGGCAGATTTTTTTAGAGTGGAGTCTTTTTCCGGCACCTTGGCAGCGACTGCTACCTTATTCTTTGTTTATACGGGTTTTGAACATATGGCAGCATTAGGTTCTGAGGTAAAAAATCCAGGCAAGACGATTCCGAGGGCATTTTTATTGACAATGGTATTTACCACAATTATATACCTATTAATATCTTTTACGGTACTCAACATAAGCGACCCCTCCGAACTGGCAAACGTGGATTCGCCACTTTCTCTTGCAGCTTCCAATCTCAACAATTGGTTGCCTGTGGTATTGGCTATTGCGGCACTTTTTGCTACGGCTAATGCTGCTTTTAGTGGTATCATATCCATAAGTAGGTTGCTTTTTGGAATGGCCAGTGTGGGAGAACTTCCAAAGTTTATGACCAAAACCAATGCACAGAAAGTACCGTGGGTAACCACCCTCGTTGTAATGGCCGCGGTCGCTGCGTTTCTGTTATTGGGGGATATTAAGATTGTAGCGGGTATGTCTTCTTTAGGCGCTTTACTTGTTTTTGTTGCCGTAAATGTCGCACTTATCGTGCTTCGGTTTAAAGCACCAGAGCAAGAACGACCATTTAAAGTTCCTTTGGCTATAGGACGAGTGCCGATTTTGCCCATTTTGGCGATACTTATAAGTCTATCATTGATAATCCAATTTAATTGGCAGGTTTATGCGGCGTTCGTAGGTGCGATTATCGTGGGCATTGTATTGGATTACTTTTTGGACAAAAAGTCAAAGGATGAAATAGACCCTGAAAAAGAAAAAGAACTGTTTAACCATTAAAATGAAGCTATGGATTGGATGTTCGAAGATTTTAAAACCGACCTCGACGGTCTAAACCCTAAGGTGCGCGAAAAGGCATTGGAAATTGCGAAAGAATTAATCGAAAAGGAAGACTTTTCAAAAGAAAAGGCCATCAAAAAAGCAATTGTAATGGCTGAAGAATGGTTCTACGATATAGAAGGATAAAAATTTAAAACTAAAAAAATATGTTACAAATATTGGAACTTACAAAGAAGAACTTAATTGCTACGAAAGCAACGGGAAAATTAAATGCAAAAGATATTGAAAAAATACATCCGCTCATTCACGCCATATTGGAGCGAGGGATGAAAGTACGCTGGTATTTTGAGATGAAAGACTTTGATGGTTGGGATATCAAGGGATTTTGGGAAGATTTAAAGATGGATACGGCGCACGCCACGGATTATGAGAAGATTGCTATGGTGGGCGACAAGAAATGGCAGGACTGGATAACCCAATTTATGAAGCCATTTACCAATGCGGAAATCAGATATTTTGATTTAGACCAGAAGGAAGAGGCCAAAAATTGGATTGA
It encodes:
- the acpP gene encoding acyl carrier protein; this translates as MEDFKIRFNKLLTNKFGRHPNLLRPEANFREDLGADILDMVELMLEFENEFNITISDDEADKITTLGEAETYIKDKIKNSKS
- a CDS encoding cation transporter; this encodes MKKSTFIITKMDCPSEEQMLRMKLETYTQVKYLDFDIPNRKLEVYHIDTIEEIHSSIAELKFNEKLQGTEEAEPPVMEDQSKQKKILWWVLGINFGFFVIEMTTGWISSSMGLIADSLDMLADSIVYALSLFAVGGAISRKKKVAKFSGYFQMALATLGFMEVLRRFFSESETPLFQWMIIVSIFALLGNLISLWLINKAKSKEAHMQASAIFTSNDIIVNGGVILAGVLVYFLNSKWPDLVIGGIVFTFVMRGAIRILKLSK
- a CDS encoding lipoprotein signal peptidase codes for the protein MNKRNVALLILLLLVIDQAIKIYVKTHFYYGEEYYVFGLDWFRLHFLENSGMAWGFKFGQGYLAKFVLILFRFVAVIWGTFHIKKMIREGYAKVFIVCAAFIYAGALGNLIDGAFYGLIFEKSDPALQNIAEIFPSGGGYAGFLNGNVVDMWFFPIIDTRLPEWLPLWGGNEFTFFDPVFNTADVWISTGVILLLIFQNKQRKDQKISDKKKLKIY
- a CDS encoding sodium:calcium antiporter; protein product: MNVWLWVVVLGLAAWAAHWGADQLLTPLKMLRKQWGLTASAGAAFLAIVTASPEVAINITSAARGVSDIGLGNLLGSNIISIPLMVTIAYFASRKRFKNNDEHQKHLDNKVLSLNKRSVSVLSIPYLAIIGLVAILTLPKAWRGLQPIDGWIMLAAYAAFLAHAIIKGREKGKKVEWDKKQIWLSIAGAMAIAVGAFFIVKATENIVSALSISEIVGGLFITGIMTTAPEIFKTWSVVKGGEVTAGTTSVIADNAVTMTVAFFPLALVTTPIEDFQLFWVNLAFVGLMPLLYSLFIHQSKELHGFNRWQIFVFDAAYIIYLLTMVFFVLKLF
- a CDS encoding APC family permease — protein: MAELKKSLGTLRLTFYGVGTIVGAGIYTVIGAAAGQAGTDLWLSFIFAAIAASVSAMSYAELSSTYPNAGAEFIFVRKAFPKIDIPSFLTGWTIAFHSSATVAAVLLAFSGYFNTFFSMPSILVSYGVLVVLSLISIMGIKKSSTANIIMVSIQLLGLFILIAVGLSETGPPKADFFRVESFSGTLAATATLFFVYTGFEHMAALGSEVKNPGKTIPRAFLLTMVFTTIIYLLISFTVLNISDPSELANVDSPLSLAASNLNNWLPVVLAIAALFATANAAFSGIISISRLLFGMASVGELPKFMTKTNAQKVPWVTTLVVMAAVAAFLLLGDIKIVAGMSSLGALLVFVAVNVALIVLRFKAPEQERPFKVPLAIGRVPILPILAILISLSLIIQFNWQVYAAFVGAIIVGIVLDYFLDKKSKDEIDPEKEKELFNH
- a CDS encoding STAS/SEC14 domain-containing protein, whose amino-acid sequence is MLQILELTKKNLIATKATGKLNAKDIEKIHPLIHAILERGMKVRWYFEMKDFDGWDIKGFWEDLKMDTAHATDYEKIAMVGDKKWQDWITQFMKPFTNAEIRYFDLDQKEEAKNWIEYNTK